A window of Castanea sativa cultivar Marrone di Chiusa Pesio chromosome 1, ASM4071231v1 contains these coding sequences:
- the LOC142607533 gene encoding putative receptor-like serine/threonine-protein kinase At5g57670, protein MKYIRTNSLKRLFSLKRRSLEGEIPNPDGSIVEQNKDSLKINALVPEPAHRPTWKCFSFEEIFDATNGFSSENLVGRGGYAEVYRGTLRDGEVIAVKRLTKASNDERKEKEFLTEIGTIGHVCHPNVLSLLGCCIENGLYLIFYFSSKGSVASILHDENLPPVDWKTRYKIVIGTARGLHYLHKGCQRRIIHRDIKASNILLTTEFEPQISDFGLAKWLPSQWTHHSIAPIEGTFGHLAPEYYLHGIVDEKTDVFAFGVFLLEIISGRRPVDSSHQSLHSWAKPILNQGDVEKLIDPRLGGAFDVTQLKRLAFAASLCIRSSSMWRPTMSEILEVMEDAGEVDTERWKIAEEEEQEEFWGFEDLEYECDSSFSSPHDTGSTGIF, encoded by the exons atgaaatatattcgGACCAACAGCTTGAAGCGCCTCTTCTCATTGAAGCGTCGCAGTTTAGAAGGAGAAATTCCAAACCCAGATGGCTCTATTGtagaacaaaacaaagatagCCTCAAGATTAATGCTTTAGTACCAGAACCAGCTCATAGACCCACTTGGAAATGCTTCTCCTTTGAAGAAATCTTTGATGCCACCAATGGTTTTAGCtcag AGAATTTAGTTGGCAGAGGAGGCTATGCAGAGGTATACAGGGGAACTCTAAGAGATGGTGAAGTAATTGCAGTGAAGAGGCTGACAAAAGCTTCTAATGATGAAAGGAAAGAGAAGGAGTTTTTGACAGAAATTGGAACTATTGGTCATGTGTGTCACCCAAATGTACTATCTCTCTTAGGCTGTTGCATTGAGAATGGGCTTTACCTCATTTTCTACTTCTCCTCAAAAGGCTCAGTTGCTTCTATTCTGCATG ATGAAAATTTGCCACCGGTTGATTGGAAAACGAGGTATAAGATAGTCATTGGGACGGCTAGAGGTCTCCATTACTTGCACAAGGGCTGCCAAAGAAGGATAATTCACAGGGACATCAAAGCCTCAAACATTTTATTGACTACAGAGTTTGAACCGCAG ATATCTGATTTTGGTCTAGCAAAATGGCTTCCATCTCAGTGGACTCATCATTCAATAGCTCCTATAGAAGGAACTTTTGg GCACTTAGCTCCTGAGTACTATTTACATGGGATTGTGGATGAGAAGACAGATGTGTTTGCATTTGGAGTTTTCCTTTTGGAGATTATCTCTGGCAGGAGGCCAGTAGATAGTTCTCACCAAAGCTTACACAGCTGG GCCAAGCCAATTTTGAACCAAGGGGATGTTGAAAAGCTAATAGATCCAAGGCTTGGAGGGGCCTTTGATGTAACACAGCTAAAAAGACTTGCCTTTGCAGCCTCTCTTTGCATTCGCTCATCTTCAATGTGGCGCCCAACCATGAGTGAG ATATTGGAGGTAATGGAGGATGCAGGTGAGGTGGACACAGAGAGGTGGAAGATAGCTGAGGAAGAAGAACAGGAAGAGTTCTGGGGATTTGAGGACCTAGAATATGAATGTGACAGTTCCTTCTCTTCTCCACATGACACTGGGTCAACAGGAATTTTTTAG
- the LOC142617364 gene encoding serine carboxypeptidase-like 7, whose translation MAPQKATIARNLFQCSGFVSSMCLIVLVLLVFPGIVASQTIVKELPGFDGELPFSLETGYIGVGDSNHSQLFYYFVESQRNPSEDPLMIWLTGGPGCSVLSAFFYESGPLGFTYVDYNGSLPSLHYNPYAWTQGLNIIYVDAPVGTGFSYSTTQEGYYIDDYESVAQIYQFLSKWLLAHPQYFENILYIGGDSYSGIPLPILVQEIFNGNQAGTYPSMNLRGYVLGNPKTDDFVDDNSRVPFAHRLTLISDELYESAKESCNGDYVNINENNTQCVSDIQAIDELLLQINLMQVLEPNCQTASPRSGKEYLNRRYLEEDIDESLLVQTNTAYWCREYNYVLAGVWANDKSVRAALNVRNGTIGVWKRCNSSIAYTKTVTSTVDYHRNLSNTNLRALIYSGDHDMSVTHLGTQNWISSLNLTLYEIWRTWYVDGQVAGYTTKFTNDDFVLTYTTVLGAGHVAPEYRAKECYLMMDRWLAYFPL comes from the exons ATGGCACCACAAAAGGCTACTATTGCAAGAAATTTGTTCCAATGCAGCGGCTTTGTTAGCTCAATGTGCTTGATTGTTCTTGTTCTATTGGTTTTTCCAGGCATTGTTGCCTCACAGACCATTGTCAAAGAGCTGCCTGGTTTTGATGGTGAACTTCCTTTCTCACTTGAAACTGG ATACATTGGTGTAGGTGACTCGAACCACTCGCaactattttactattttgtaGAGTCTCAGAGGAACCCTTCAGAAGACCCTCTTATGATTTGGCTCACCGGTGGCCCTGGCTGTTCAGTTCTCTCTGCATTCTTTTATGAAAGCG gTCCATTAGGTTTCACTTATGTGGATTACAACGGGAGCTTGCCATCACTTCATTACAATCCATATGCATGGACACAG GGCCTTAACATAATATATGTAGACGCACCAGTGGGCACTGGATTTTCTTATTCAACAACCCAAGAAGGTTACTATATAGATGACTATGAATCTGTAGCACAAATTTACCAGTTTCTAAGTAAG TGGTTGCTAGCACACCCTCAATATTTTGAGAATATACTCTACATTGGTGGAGATTCATATTCAGGCATACCTCTTCCTATATTAGTTCAAGAGATATTTAATG GTAACCAAGCTGGAACGTATCCGTCTATGAATCTGAGG GGATATGTGCTTGGGAACCCAAAGACAGATGATTTTGTTGATGATAATTCAAGAGTTCCATTTGCTCATCGGTTGACATTAATATCAGATGAACTCTATGAG TCTGCCAAAGAAAGCTGCAATGGCGATTATGTGAATATAAATGAGAACAATACACAATGTGTATCAGATATTCAAGCCATTGATGAG TTGCTTCTTCAAATAAACCTCATGCAAGTTCTGGAACCTAACTGTCAAACTGCATCTCCAAGATCTGGTAAGGAATACCTTAACAGAAGATATCTCGAAGAGGACATTGATGAGAGTCTTCTTGTTCAAACAAATACTGCATATTGGTGTCGG GAATATAATTATGTGCTCGCTGGTGTATGGGCTAATGATAAGTCTGTTCGAGCAGCCCTTAATGTTAGAAAT GGAACCATTGGTGTTTGGAAGAGGTGCAACAGCAGCATAGCTTACACAAAGACTGTCACAAGTACTGTTGATTATCATCGTAATCTTTCTAACACAAACCTTCGAGCTCTTATATACAG TGGTGATCATGACATGTCTGTCACACACCTTGGTACTCAAAATTGGATCAGTTCACTGAATTTAACCTTATATGAAATTTGGCGAACGTGGTATGTGGATGGTCAAGTTGCTGG ATACACAACAAAGTTTACAAATGATGACTTTGTCCTGACATATACGACTGTGCTG GGTGCGGGTCATGTTGCCCCTGAATACAGGGCTAAGGAATGCTATCTCATGATGGATAGGTGGCTCGCTTATTTCCCTCTCTGA